The sequence TTGTAGACGAAGAGGCCCACCTCGAGGTCGGCCGTCGCGTCCGCGAGCTCCGCCAGCGCGCCCGGGGCGCTGAGGTCGAGCGCGAGGGTGCGCACCTCGACGCCGTGCTTCGCGCGGATCTCCTCGGCGAACGCCGTCAGTACGGGGACTCGCCGCGCCACCAGCACCACGTTCAGTCCCCGGGAAGCCAGCTCGTGGGCGAACGCGGCCCCGACGCCGTCGGACCCGCCGGCCACGACACCCCACGGCCCGTAGGTGATCGCCGTTCCTGTAGCCACCTGTACTCCTCGTCTCGCAGGATCTGGATCTCCGCCGGGCTGGGCCCGTGCTGAGGTTACAGAAGAGCCTGTCCTAGAACTTTATAGAACGGCCCGTCCTGGAAACTAGAGTCGGCCGGGACCTCGCGCACCGCGGCCCCGCCGGCGCGGCCCCGTCATCGCCCGGTTCTGGCCTGTTCGGCCAGCCAGTCGGCGGTGCGGTCCAGCCACTGCCAGCGGGTGTTGCCCAGGAGGTGGTCGCCACCCGGAACGAGCAGCAGCTCTCCGGCGGGCGCGGTGGCGGCGATGTGCCGGGCCTGGGCCGGTGGCGGGAGCTCGTCCGCGCCACCGCTGACGACGAGCAGGGCCTGGTGGACGGCGGCGAGCAGGCCTGGCTGCGCGAGCGCGGCGATCACGTCCCGCGCGTGGTCCGCGCCGCCGCAGCGGATCGTCAGGGTGTCGACGGCGAACGGGGGCAGCGTGTCCCAGGTCGGCATCGGGTACGGCCCGCTGACCGTCGCGACCGCGCGAATGCGGCGATCGGCGGCCGCGGACCGCATCGCGTACAACCCGCCGAGACTGAGACCGATGAGCACGACCCGGTCGGGATCGACCGCTCCGCCGGCGGTCAGGCAGTCGATCACCGCGCTGGTGACCTGCTGGTAGGCCGGCTCGGGCGGCTCGGGCGAGCGCGCCCTGGCCGGGCCCGTCGATCGCGGCGACGGCGACACCGCGGTCGAGCAGCGCGTCGGCGAGGTCGAGGAACTCGGCCCGCCCGGAGTCGAGTCCCGGGACGATGACGGCCACCGGCGGCGGGGCGTCGGCAGTGCCTGCCGGCAGGCCCTCGGCAGTGCCTCCCGGTAGGCCGGTGACAGTGCCTGCCGGTAGGCGCAGCTCGCCTTCGAACCGTGGCTTGCCCGGTCCCGGCGCCAGGTCGTGCACCGTTCCCCACAACGCGGCGTAACGGCGTAGCGCGTCGACCGCCTGCCGGTCCGCGGCGACGGCCGCCTTCAGGTCGGGGTTGGGCAGCGTGTTCGCGAGGTGGGCCGACGCTGCCGCCGCCCGCCACGCCTGGCGGGCGGTGACGGTGCGCCCGGCCCGCTCGGCGGCCTCGGCGGTTCCGGCGTCCTGCTCGGCGGCCTCGACGAAGGCGGGCAGCCAGTCCCGCAGCGTGGCGAGACCGGCGGTGAGGCTGTCATAGCGGAACGGGTCGACGCCGGCCCCGATCGCTCGGGACCGGCAGACCGCCGCGATCGTGGCGACGTCCGCGTCATCGACGAACCAGGACATGTGTGGCGCTCTCCTCGGAGGTGGGTTCTTCGAGACTGGCGCAGCTAGGCTCTTGCCGAAAGTAGGCAGCAAATGGTGCCGTAGGAACCTTTTCGAAACCAATGAGGAGACCGATGGTCTCGGCCGCCGCCTCGGCCGACGGGCGTTACGACGTCCTCGCCGCCGCCTGCCCGACCCGGCAGATCGTCGACCGCATCGGCGACAGGTGGAGCCTGCTGGTGCTCTACGCGCTGGAGGGCGGCACGCTGCGGTTCCAGGAACTGCGCCGAGCCGTCGAGGGCATCAGCCAGAAGATGCTCACCCAGACCGTCCGCGGCCTCGAACGCGACGGCCTGGTCGAACGCACCGTCCACGCGGTCATCCCACCCCGGGTCGACTACTGCCTGACCCCACTCGGCCGCGGCCTGTCCTCGCGCATCGCCGAGCTACGGAACTGGGCCTACACCCACATCGACGAGGTGAACGACGCCCGCGCCGCGTTCGACGAGCGCGTCGGGGTGCCGCCGCCTCGCCGGTGACCGCCACGGGCCGCCTGCTGGCTCAGGGGAGCCGTCTGGCGGTGTCCGGCCCGCCGAGGCTACCGGCGAAGACCCAGTGGCCGTCGGCGACGAGCCGCGCGTTGAACACGTCGATCGCGGCCTCCTCGTCCGGCGAGGCCAGGACGGTGTCGTCAAAGATCACGGAAACCAGGTACTGCATCTCGGATCACTCCCGTGTCGCGCGGCGCCCCTCGTGGGCGGCCTCTCACCCCTACTACGAACGCCTCCGCCCCGATCCGACACAGGCCCCCGGACTCTTCCCGCGAGACGGCGATGACATGCCAGCCGTTTCGGCGCCACCTGGAAGAGCAGACGCCGGCGTCGCGGCTCACGCCGTCAGGGGCTGGCGGCGAGGAGCTGGTTGGTCGCGAGCTCGCGATAGGTGGGGTCGGCGTCGAGCAGCTCGCTGTGGGTGCCGACGGCCCGCACCCGGCCCGCCTCCAGGACGACGATCTGACGGGCGTTGACGACCGTCGACAACCGGTGGGCGACGACCATCACCGTGGTGGTCCTGGCCGCCGCCTCCAAGGTGGTGCGCAGCGCGGCCTCGTTGACCGCGTCCAGCGCGGAGGTCGCCTCGTCGAGCAGGAGCAGCCGCGGCCGACGCAGGAACGCCCGGCCGATCGCGATGCGCTGGCGCTGGCCACCGGACAGGGTGCCGCCACGATGGCCGATCCAGCCGTCGAGCCCGCCCGGCAGGGTCTGGACCAGGTCCTCCAGCCGGGCGAGGGCCACGACCTCCCAGAGCCGCTCGTCAGCGACCCCGGACAGGCCGAGCGTGAGGTTGTCGCGCAGGGTGCCGGCGAGCACGGGAGAGTCCTGTTCGACGTAGCCGATCGCCCGGCGCAGCTCGGCGAGCGGCCAGTCACGGACGTCCCGGCCGTCGAGGAGGACCCGGCCCGAGGTGACCTCGTGGAACCGTTCGAGCAGGGCGAACAGGCTCGACTTGCCGGCACCGGACGGTCCGACGACGGCGGTCGTGCCGCCCGGCGGCACGGTGAACGTCACGCCCTGGTGCACCAGCGGGAGGTCCGGCCGGTAGCCGAACACGACGTGTTCGAAGGCCACGGCGGCGCAGAGACCGGCCCGGCGTGGGTCGGCGCGTGGACGGTCAGCCCCGTTCGCGCCGGTTGGGAAGGGCCCGTGACCGCGGTCGCCGAACCGGGTTCTAGCCCTGGCCGCCAGGGCGGCGATGGCCCGACCGTCCACCGGGCCGACGGTCGCCGGCTCGGGTTCGACGGGCAGTCGCAGCACGTCCTGGATGCGTTCGGCCGCTGCGCCGCCGACCTTGAGCTGGCCCCAGGCGCTGACCAGCGTGGTGACGGGTTGGGTCAGGAAGAACATGTACAGCAGATAGGCGATCAGGTCGGCGAGCGGCAGCCGTCCCGCGGCGACGCGCGCGCCGCCGACGCCGAGTACGGCGAGGAACGAGGTCTGCATCAGGAGGCCGGCGGATGCTCCGCTGGCCGCCTGCCAGCCGGCGACCCGCAGGCCGCGCCGCCACGCGGTGTCGGCGGCGTCGGTCAGCAGGCCGATCTCGTGGGCCTCGGCGCCGGCCGCCTTGACGGTCTGGAAGGCCCCGAGGTCGCGGTCGAGCAGCATGGCCAGGTAGGCGACGGCTTCCTGCGCCTTGCCGGTGGCCGCCCCGATTCTGGCGGCGGCCCAGCGCACCGAGACACTCATCGTCACGACAGCGCCCAGCGTGACCGCGAGCAGCACGTAGTCGATCAGGCCCATCAGGACGAGGGAACCCAGAAGGGCGAGCATGGCGGTGACGGAGGCGACCATCGCCTGGGTCGTCACCTGGCGCAGCAGGGTCGTGTCGGCGACGAGCCGGGACAGCAGGTCCGCGGGTGGGATCCTGTCGGCGGCCGCGGGGCGCATGCGCAGGATGCGGGTCACCAGCAGCCGTCGCACGGTGCGGACGAGGGACTCGCCGACCGACTCGACGAAGAAGTAGCCGACGCCCCCGACCGCGGTCCCGAGCACGACGGCCCCGGCCAGGAGCAGGAGCAGCCCGCCGGTCGGCTGGTGTCGGGCGAGGCGGTTGAGGATGCGCTGCGCGACGATCGGCTGCGACAGCGACAGGGCGGTGCCCGCGAGCGTCAGCACACTGCCCAGCGCGAGCCTGGCCCGGAAGCCTGCGGTGTACCAGAGGATCAGCCGCAGCCGGTTGTGTGGCCGGTGCCGGGGGGCGGGACCGGCGAGCTCGCTCGCGCTCACCGGCGCCGGCCGGCTTCCCTGACGACTGCCTCCACGTGGTCCGCGGCGGCGCCCGCACCGCCCGCGGTTCGCAGCGAGGCGCCGACGGCTTCGGCGGCCTTGCGGTAGCGGGCCCGGCCCAGGACGTCGACGACCGCGGCGGCGACGAGGTCGGCCGTCGCCCGGCCGAAATGCAGCCGGATGCCCGCGCCCGCGTCGACCACCTGCTGGGCGACGATCGGCTGGTCGTCGCGGATCGGCGCGACGACCAGCGGCACGTCGTGCGCGAGCGCCTCGCACACCGTGTTGTGCCCGGCGTGGCACACGACGGCGGCCGCGTGCGACAGGAGCGGAAGCATCGGCAGGCGCGGTCGGACGAGCACGTTGTCCGGGACCGCCGTCAGCGCTCCCGACGGGTCGGCGATCGCTGCCTGCGCGCCGCGCAGCTGACCCAGCGCGTCGACGCAGGCCCGCAGGAACCGCGCGCCGACGGGAGCGTTGACGGTGCCCAGGCTCACGACGACGAGGGCCGCCGCCGGATCCAGCCAGGCCCACGGGAACTGGTCGTCCGGCCCGGCGCCCGGCTGGCGCAGCGCGGGGCCCACCCAGGCGGTCGGCGCCCCGGACGGCTCCGCCGGCCCGGCGAGAGCCTCCGTGGTGAAGGCCAGAACCAGCAACGGGGAGCGTTCGAGGGTCGCGGGCGTCAGCGCCACGGCGGGCCGCGGGCAGCACCGCGCGATCAGGCCGGCGAACAGGTCGTCCAGCCAGCGCCGGACCTGGGGCGTCGCGGTGAACGGATCCCGCAGCGAGCCCGACGTGCTGGCCGAGGTCACCCACGGAATCCCCAGCCGGGCGCCGGCGAGAGGTCCAGCCAGCGCCTGCATGTCGCAGACCAGGAGGTCGGCGTCGACGCGTTTGGCCGCGTCGGCGACCGACTCGTGGGTGGCCTCGGCGAGCGGGACGAGGAAGTCCTCCCAGAGAAACCGGGCGGCGGCGTAGCCCCGCAGGCCGAGGCCCTGGTCGGCGCCCAGCGGCGGGCCGAGGGCGGGGTGCACCTCGGCCTCCGGTCCGGCGAGCGCGCGGACCAGTGACGGTTCACCCGACCAGGCGACGCGGTGGCCACGGGCCGCCAGCTCGTCGGCCACCGCGACCAGCGGCGTGATGTGCCCGACCAGCGGCGGGACGACGAGCAGGAAGCTGCTCATGCCTGCCCTCCGGGCGCCACCGGGACGGTGTGGTGCGAGAAGATCCAGTCGAGCAGCAGCTCCCGTACCTGCCGATGGGCCTCGACGAGTACCGAGTGGTCCTGGTCGGGGATCACGACGGTCCGGCAGTCCGGCAGCAGGCTCTCCAGGAGATACGGGTCGTCGGCCTGGAACCCGTCGCTGCCGATGATGCTCAGCACCGGGACGGTGATCTGGCTGAGGTCGGTCAGGTCGAGCATCGGCCCGGTCGGGATCTCCTCGACCATCGAGGTCGCCTCCAGCCGCCGGTAGGCCTGCCGGGACAGCCGGGCGTGGTGGTCACCGAACCGCACCGCGATCCACTGGTACGCCTCGTCGGTGGACAGCTCCCGCTTGGTGTTGGCCAACACCTCACCCACCCGCGCGGCCCACGTCTCGGTCGGCGGCTCGGACTCGATGCAGACCAGGCTGGCGACCCGCTCGGGGTACGCGGCGGCGAACCCGAACGCGATCGTGCCCCCGAAACTGTTCCCGATCAGGTGCACCGGTGCCCGCACGTCGAGCGCGCCGAGCAGCCCGTCGAGATCGGCCACGAAATCGCCGACCTGGTAGCCGCTGGCGGGTCGGGCGCTGTTCCCGTGGCCCCGCAGGTCGTAGAACAGCAGGTCGACGCCGGCCGCGGCCAGCGGGGCGGCCAGGGTCAGGTAGAAGCTCGCGAGGCTGTCGGTCCCGAGACCGTGGACGCACACGAGCGTCGGTGCCGGGTCGTCCGACGGCCGGCCCGACGTGTGCAGGTAGTGGATGTCCGCACCGTTGACATGAAGAGTCGGCATGCTCAGTCGACGGCCGTCGCGACATCGAGGCGGGACACGACGTAGTCGACGACCTGGCCGACGCGCAGGCCGATGACGTCCGCGAGGTCCTTGTCGGAGAGGAACTCCGCCATGCTCACCTGGTCCCCGTACCGCGCCGCGAGCATCACGCCGAGGGTGACCAGGTCGATGCTCTCCAGCTCCAGCTCACTGTGGAACAGCGTGTCCATCGTGACGTCGACGGGCGGTGACCCGTACTTCTGGACGATCTCGTTGATGAGACTGTTGATCTCGGTCAGGACGGCGCTGGTCTGGTCGTCGTCTGCGGTCATGCTTCGATTCCTCTCGATTCCAGATGGTGTTCGTCGTGGCTGGCGCTGTCCGGCGTGGCGGGATCGGTTCGCGCGGCCAGCGGCCGCGCGATGGCCGCCGCGAGATCCGGCTGGCTCGTGACCTCGATCTCGAACGGGGGCAGCGCGTAGCCGTGGGCACCGGAGACCGCCACGGCGCCCGTGACGTCGCGTCGGTGTGCCCCGTCCGGACGGGAGGCGGTGCCGAAGGGGTCCGACACCCGCAGCTGGGCCGGGAAGATCGCCTGACGGCGCGGCCCCCAGAGCTGGGCGCGGACGGCGTCCTTCACGGCGATCCGCCGCAGCAGCCATTCACGCCGCAGCGTCGGGGGAGTGGCGTCGTACTGTGCGCGTTCCGCCGCGCCGAGGTAGCGGCTGAGCACCATCTCGCGGACGGCGAGGTCGGACCACCGCTCGGTCGCCACCATCCAGCCGTCGGCGCGGCGCTCGGCGAACGGCTGCCGCTCCGGCCAGCGGAACGCCTCGTCGAGCTGGGCGGGCAGGTCGAAACGGCGGTTGACCCAGCCGTAGACGACGGCCCAGACCTGGTTGCCCTCGACCAGCTGCAGGTACGCCTCGACCCACTCGTCGTCGCACTGCCGTACCCAGGCGTGGCAGGTGACCGGGCTACCGGGCGCCGGGTCGGGACCGAGGAACTCGATGCCGCCGATCCGCACCGGGAACATCACGTAGCGGTCCGTCTCGCGCAGCCGCACCCAGTAGCCGAGCAGCTGGCCGGCGGCGTCGAGGAGCGCCCCTGGCGTCCGGGAGGCAGTGAGCACCGCGCGGACGTGCGTGGGCCCGTGGCCGAGGAGGCTGGTCACGCCCTGGAAGGCGGGACCGTGGAACATCCACCGTTCCCGGTACAGGTCGCGGCCGGTCATGTCCGGCGGCTGCTCGGCGTCGGTGTCGACCGGCCAGCGCGGCGGGCGCTCGGTGGGGTAGGCGTCCGCCACCCGGACCAGGCCGCTCGCGTAGCCGGCGAAGGTGACGCGGTAGCGGTCCGGCCCCTCCGGCCGCACGGCGACGGCCACGTCGGTCGCCGGTTCCGCCGTCAGCCAGTGGTCGAAACGCACGTCGTAGACGCCGACGGCGACCCGGCCGCTCGCCGCTCGGGCGTAGCCAGCCATCAGCGCGACGGTCGTCGTCGCGGCCACCACCGGCCGCCGATCGGCGAGGTCCGGCCAGTCCGGCGCCTGGGGTGTCAGGGCATGGTCGAGCAGATATGGCATGGCCGCCGTCGAGACGTGCAGCGTGGCAGTCCAGCCAGTCCCGCCGGGCTCCACCCGCGGCGCCTGGTCGGGGGTGGGCATCGTGGAGGCCGCCACGGTGTGGATCACGTCGGTGGTCGTCGCCCCGGTGGCCGGCCCCCGCTCGGAGCGGTGGGCTCGGACGGGCGGAGCCAGCAGGGTGGCGGCCGTGTCGGCGGTCTCGGTCAGCAGCGCGACGAGCTCCTGGGCCAGCGGGTCCTGGGCGGCCGTGGCGACGAGCGGGTGATCGCCGGACAGCGGCCAGCTCGATCCGTGCCCGGCCTCCGGACGCTCGAAGGCACCGTCGCCGGGCGTCCGAAG is a genomic window of Pseudofrankia inefficax containing:
- a CDS encoding alpha/beta hydrolase family protein, producing the protein MSPSPRSTGPARARSPEPPEPAYQQVTSAVIDCLTAGGAVDPDRVVLIGLSLGGLYAMRSAAADRRIRAVATVSGPYPMPTWDTLPPFAVDTLTIRCGGADHARDVIAALAQPGLLAAVHQALLVVSGGADELPPPAQARHIAATAPAGELLLVPGGDHLLGNTRWQWLDRTADWLAEQARTGR
- a CDS encoding alpha/beta fold hydrolase; the encoded protein is MPTLHVNGADIHYLHTSGRPSDDPAPTLVCVHGLGTDSLASFYLTLAAPLAAAGVDLLFYDLRGHGNSARPASGYQVGDFVADLDGLLGALDVRAPVHLIGNSFGGTIAFGFAAAYPERVASLVCIESEPPTETWAARVGEVLANTKRELSTDEAYQWIAVRFGDHHARLSRQAYRRLEATSMVEEIPTGPMLDLTDLSQITVPVLSIIGSDGFQADDPYLLESLLPDCRTVVIPDQDHSVLVEAHRQVRELLLDWIFSHHTVPVAPGGQA
- a CDS encoding ABC transporter ATP-binding protein, encoding MSASELAGPAPRHRPHNRLRLILWYTAGFRARLALGSVLTLAGTALSLSQPIVAQRILNRLARHQPTGGLLLLLAGAVVLGTAVGGVGYFFVESVGESLVRTVRRLLVTRILRMRPAAADRIPPADLLSRLVADTTLLRQVTTQAMVASVTAMLALLGSLVLMGLIDYVLLAVTLGAVVTMSVSVRWAAARIGAATGKAQEAVAYLAMLLDRDLGAFQTVKAAGAEAHEIGLLTDAADTAWRRGLRVAGWQAASGASAGLLMQTSFLAVLGVGGARVAAGRLPLADLIAYLLYMFFLTQPVTTLVSAWGQLKVGGAAAERIQDVLRLPVEPEPATVGPVDGRAIAALAARARTRFGDRGHGPFPTGANGADRPRADPRRAGLCAAVAFEHVVFGYRPDLPLVHQGVTFTVPPGGTTAVVGPSGAGKSSLFALLERFHEVTSGRVLLDGRDVRDWPLAELRRAIGYVEQDSPVLAGTLRDNLTLGLSGVADERLWEVVALARLEDLVQTLPGGLDGWIGHRGGTLSGGQRQRIAIGRAFLRRPRLLLLDEATSALDAVNEAALRTTLEAAARTTTVMVVAHRLSTVVNARQIVVLEAGRVRAVGTHSELLDADPTYRELATNQLLAASP
- a CDS encoding winged helix-turn-helix transcriptional regulator, producing MVSAAASADGRYDVLAAACPTRQIVDRIGDRWSLLVLYALEGGTLRFQELRRAVEGISQKMLTQTVRGLERDGLVERTVHAVIPPRVDYCLTPLGRGLSSRIAELRNWAYTHIDEVNDARAAFDERVGVPPPRR
- a CDS encoding glycosyltransferase translates to MSSFLLVVPPLVGHITPLVAVADELAARGHRVAWSGEPSLVRALAGPEAEVHPALGPPLGADQGLGLRGYAAARFLWEDFLVPLAEATHESVADAAKRVDADLLVCDMQALAGPLAGARLGIPWVTSASTSGSLRDPFTATPQVRRWLDDLFAGLIARCCPRPAVALTPATLERSPLLVLAFTTEALAGPAEPSGAPTAWVGPALRQPGAGPDDQFPWAWLDPAAALVVVSLGTVNAPVGARFLRACVDALGQLRGAQAAIADPSGALTAVPDNVLVRPRLPMLPLLSHAAAVVCHAGHNTVCEALAHDVPLVVAPIRDDQPIVAQQVVDAGAGIRLHFGRATADLVAAAVVDVLGRARYRKAAEAVGASLRTAGGAGAAADHVEAVVREAGRRR
- a CDS encoding acyl carrier protein, whose protein sequence is MTADDDQTSAVLTEINSLINEIVQKYGSPPVDVTMDTLFHSELELESIDLVTLGVMLAARYGDQVSMAEFLSDKDLADVIGLRVGQVVDYVVSRLDVATAVD